A genome region from Glycine max cultivar Williams 82 chromosome 5, Glycine_max_v4.0, whole genome shotgun sequence includes the following:
- the LOC100813636 gene encoding ferredoxin-A, with protein MATTAALSGTMVSTSFMRRQPMTTTSLKTFPNVGEALFGLKSGRGGRVTCMASYKVKLITPEGEVEFECPDDVFIVDKAEDEGIELPYSCRAGSCVSCVGKIVEGNVDQSDGSFLDDEQIDSGWVLTCVAQPRSDVVIETHKEGEIE; from the coding sequence ATGGCCACCACAGCAGCTCTATCCGGAACCATGGTGAGCACCTCCTTCATGAGGAGGCAACCTATGACCACCACAAGCCTAAAGACATTCCCCAACGTTGGTGAAGCTCTTTTTGGTCTGAAAAGTGGACGAGGTGGTCGTGTCACTTGCATGGCCTCGTACAAGGTGAAGCTCATAACCCCAGAAGGAGAAGTGGAGTTTGAATGCCCAGATGATGTTTTCATTGTTGACAAGGCAGAGGACGAAGGCATTGAACTTCCCTACTCGTGCAGGGCCGGTTCTTGCGTTTCCTGTGTTGGCAAAATTGTGGAAGGTAACGTGGACCAGTCAGATGGTAGCTTCCTTGATGATGAGCAAATAGATAGTGGCTGGGTTCTCACCTGTGTTGCTCAACCTAGGTCAGACGTTGTCATTGAGACACACAAGGAGGGAGAGATCGAatga
- the LOC100780276 gene encoding transmembrane 9 superfamily member 1 isoform X2, whose protein sequence is MFFESRSLLFPLLFSLFLASAFASESDHKYQHDEQVNLWVNKVGPYNNPQETYNYYSLPFCHPSSSASAAHKWGGLGEVLGGNELIDSQLEIKFQRNVDKTVFCQIDLDEAKVKQFKDAIENNYWFEFFMDDLPLWGYVGELHPDKNSDNGKHVIYTHKNIIVKYNNDQIIHVNLTQDIPKPLEVGKHLDMTYSVKWDSTNVTFGRRFDVYLDHPFFEHQIHWFSIFNSFMMVIFLTGLVSMILMRTLRNDYAKYAREDDDLERDVSEESGWKLVHGDVFRPPRNLVILSAVVGTGAQLALLVLLVVLLAIVGMLYVGRGAIVTTFIVCYALTSFISGYVSGGMYSRNGGKHWIKSMILTASLFPFMCFGIGFILNTIAIFYGSLAAIPFGTMVVVFVIWAFISFPLALLGTVVGRNWSGALNNPCRVKTIPRPIPEKKWYLTPSVVSLMGGLLPFGSIFIEMYFVFTSFWNYKVYYVYGFMLLVFLILIIVTVCVTIVGTYFLLNAENYHWQWTSFFSAASTAVYVYLYSIYYFYVKTKMSGFFQTSFYFGYTLMFSLGLGILCGAVGFLGSNLFVRRIYRNIKCD, encoded by the exons ATGTTCTTCGAATCCCGATCCCTCCTCTTCCCgctccttttctctctcttccttgcTTCCGCCTTCGCTTCAGAGTCAGATCACAAG tATCAACATGATGAACAAGTTAACCTTTGGGTGAACAAAGTTGGTCCTTATAACAATCCACAAGAAACATACAACTATTACAGCCTCCCATTTTGTCATCCATCTAGTAGTGCTAGTGCTGCACACAAATGGGGTGGTCTTGGTGAGGTCCTGGGTGGCAATGAGCTCATCGATAGCCAACTTGAAATTAAGTTCCAAA GAAATGTGGATAAGACTGTCTTTTGCCAGATAGATCTCGATGAAGCAAAGGTGAAACAGTTCAAGGATGCAATAGAGAATAATTACTGGTTTGAATTCTTCATGG ATGATCTACCTTTGTGGG gATATGTTGGTGAGTTACATCCTGATAAGAACAGTGATAATGGCAAGCATGtcatttacacacacaaaaacattATTGTTAAATACAACAATGATCAG ATTATTCATGTTAATCTCACTCAGGATATCCCAAAGCCTTTGGAAGTAGGAAAACATTTGGACATGACATATTCTGTCAAATGGGATTCTACCAATGTCACTTTCGGGCGTCGCTTTGATGTCTACCTGGACCATCCTTTCTTTGAGCATCAG ATTCATTGGTTCTCCATTTTTAACTCTTTCATGATGGTCATCTTCCTTACTGGTTTGGTGTCAATGATATTGATGCGAACTCTGAGAAATGACTATGCAAAGTATGCTCGGgaagatgatgatttg GAGAGAGATGTTAGTGAAGAATCTGGCTGGAAACTTGTGCATGGTGATGTTTTTCGGCCTCCTCGCAACTTAGTTATTCTTTCAGCTGTTGTTGGCACTGGTGCTCAACTTGCGTTGCTGGTTCTTCTTGTCGTCTTGTTGGCTATTGTTGGGATGTTGTATGTTGG GCGAGGAGCCATTGTCACTACTTTCATTGTGTGTTATGCTCTCACATCTTTCATTTCTGGTTATGTGAGTGGGGGGATGTACTCACGAAATGGGG GTAAACACTGGATTAAATCCATGATCCTTACAGCTTCTCTGTTCCCATTCATGTGCTTTGGAATTGGATTTATATTAAACACAATCGCTATATTCTATGGGTCTCTAGCAGCAATTCCATTTGGCACAATGGTGGTTGTATTTGTCATTTGGGCTTTCATCTCTTTCCCCCTAGCACTTCTTGGCACAGTTGTTGGAAGAAACTGGAGTGGTGCTCTGAATAATCCCTGTCGTGTAAAGACTATTCCTCGTCCCATTCCTGAAAAGAAGTGGTACCTTACACCCTCTGTGGTTTCTCTGATGGGAGGACTGCTACCCTTTGGCAGCATATTCATTGAAATGTATTTTGTATTCACTTCCTTCTGGAATTACAAG GTGTACTATGTGTATGGCTTTATGCTGCTAGTCTTTCTGATTCTTATCATCGTTACCGTTTGTGTGACAATTGTGGGGacatactttttgttaaatGCTGAGAACTACCACTGGCAATggacttctttcttttcagctgcCTCAACAGCTGTTTATGTGTATTTGTACTCAATATACTACTTCTATGTGAAGACGAAGATGTCAGGCTTCTTCCAGACCAGCTTTTATTTTGGATACACTTTGATGTTTTCTCTTGGACTAGGAATTCTATGTG GAGCTGTGGGTTTTCTTGGTTCAAATTTGTTCGTGAGGAGGATCTACAGAAACATCAAGTGCGATTAA
- the LOC100780276 gene encoding transmembrane 9 superfamily member 1 isoform X1, giving the protein MFFESRSLLFPLLFSLFLASAFASESDHKYQHDEQVNLWVNKVGPYNNPQETYNYYSLPFCHPSSSASAAHKWGGLGEVLGGNELIDSQLEIKFQRNVDKTVFCQIDLDEAKVKQFKDAIENNYWFEFFMDDLPLWGYVGELHPDKNSDNGKHVIYTHKNIIVKYNNDQIIHVNLTQDIPKPLEVGKHLDMTYSVKWDSTNVTFGRRFDVYLDHPFFEHQIHWFSIFNSFMMVIFLTGLVSMILMRTLRNDYAKYAREDDDLESLERDVSEESGWKLVHGDVFRPPRNLVILSAVVGTGAQLALLVLLVVLLAIVGMLYVGRGAIVTTFIVCYALTSFISGYVSGGMYSRNGGKHWIKSMILTASLFPFMCFGIGFILNTIAIFYGSLAAIPFGTMVVVFVIWAFISFPLALLGTVVGRNWSGALNNPCRVKTIPRPIPEKKWYLTPSVVSLMGGLLPFGSIFIEMYFVFTSFWNYKVYYVYGFMLLVFLILIIVTVCVTIVGTYFLLNAENYHWQWTSFFSAASTAVYVYLYSIYYFYVKTKMSGFFQTSFYFGYTLMFSLGLGILCGAVGFLGSNLFVRRIYRNIKCD; this is encoded by the exons ATGTTCTTCGAATCCCGATCCCTCCTCTTCCCgctccttttctctctcttccttgcTTCCGCCTTCGCTTCAGAGTCAGATCACAAG tATCAACATGATGAACAAGTTAACCTTTGGGTGAACAAAGTTGGTCCTTATAACAATCCACAAGAAACATACAACTATTACAGCCTCCCATTTTGTCATCCATCTAGTAGTGCTAGTGCTGCACACAAATGGGGTGGTCTTGGTGAGGTCCTGGGTGGCAATGAGCTCATCGATAGCCAACTTGAAATTAAGTTCCAAA GAAATGTGGATAAGACTGTCTTTTGCCAGATAGATCTCGATGAAGCAAAGGTGAAACAGTTCAAGGATGCAATAGAGAATAATTACTGGTTTGAATTCTTCATGG ATGATCTACCTTTGTGGG gATATGTTGGTGAGTTACATCCTGATAAGAACAGTGATAATGGCAAGCATGtcatttacacacacaaaaacattATTGTTAAATACAACAATGATCAG ATTATTCATGTTAATCTCACTCAGGATATCCCAAAGCCTTTGGAAGTAGGAAAACATTTGGACATGACATATTCTGTCAAATGGGATTCTACCAATGTCACTTTCGGGCGTCGCTTTGATGTCTACCTGGACCATCCTTTCTTTGAGCATCAG ATTCATTGGTTCTCCATTTTTAACTCTTTCATGATGGTCATCTTCCTTACTGGTTTGGTGTCAATGATATTGATGCGAACTCTGAGAAATGACTATGCAAAGTATGCTCGGgaagatgatgatttggaaagtCTG GAGAGAGATGTTAGTGAAGAATCTGGCTGGAAACTTGTGCATGGTGATGTTTTTCGGCCTCCTCGCAACTTAGTTATTCTTTCAGCTGTTGTTGGCACTGGTGCTCAACTTGCGTTGCTGGTTCTTCTTGTCGTCTTGTTGGCTATTGTTGGGATGTTGTATGTTGG GCGAGGAGCCATTGTCACTACTTTCATTGTGTGTTATGCTCTCACATCTTTCATTTCTGGTTATGTGAGTGGGGGGATGTACTCACGAAATGGGG GTAAACACTGGATTAAATCCATGATCCTTACAGCTTCTCTGTTCCCATTCATGTGCTTTGGAATTGGATTTATATTAAACACAATCGCTATATTCTATGGGTCTCTAGCAGCAATTCCATTTGGCACAATGGTGGTTGTATTTGTCATTTGGGCTTTCATCTCTTTCCCCCTAGCACTTCTTGGCACAGTTGTTGGAAGAAACTGGAGTGGTGCTCTGAATAATCCCTGTCGTGTAAAGACTATTCCTCGTCCCATTCCTGAAAAGAAGTGGTACCTTACACCCTCTGTGGTTTCTCTGATGGGAGGACTGCTACCCTTTGGCAGCATATTCATTGAAATGTATTTTGTATTCACTTCCTTCTGGAATTACAAG GTGTACTATGTGTATGGCTTTATGCTGCTAGTCTTTCTGATTCTTATCATCGTTACCGTTTGTGTGACAATTGTGGGGacatactttttgttaaatGCTGAGAACTACCACTGGCAATggacttctttcttttcagctgcCTCAACAGCTGTTTATGTGTATTTGTACTCAATATACTACTTCTATGTGAAGACGAAGATGTCAGGCTTCTTCCAGACCAGCTTTTATTTTGGATACACTTTGATGTTTTCTCTTGGACTAGGAATTCTATGTG GAGCTGTGGGTTTTCTTGGTTCAAATTTGTTCGTGAGGAGGATCTACAGAAACATCAAGTGCGATTAA